A window of Hemiscyllium ocellatum isolate sHemOce1 chromosome 10, sHemOce1.pat.X.cur, whole genome shotgun sequence genomic DNA:
TGAAATCACTCTGAGAAAGAGCAACTACGAGGCACACAAAAGTAACGTCTTTTTTATGGGCTTTTGTGGTGCACTGGTAGTATCATTCTTTCATCAAGTTCCTGATCTGCAGGCACTAAGTTCACAAGATTCTGCTCAGTGTCCTAGGCTGATGATCCAACAATCACTAATCAGTTATcattctgaaacattaactcattttctctctccccagatgcttcCAAACTCATTGAGTgttcccagcattttctatttatatttcagctttatagcatctgcagcatttgctTTTCAAAGAAAATATGTTGACTGCTATTTATGCAATTTTGTTTTACTCTCAGTAAATGAAAATAACTGAAGCCACAGAATTTTATTGATGAAATAAGTTGACATGATTAGAACTGAGCTGCATTTCCGAAAGGTAGTGCAACTACAAAAGCCAGACTCAGTTTGTTGTCTGTTACAGCAGAGATTGTCATTGTTGAACCCTGTTAGTCCTTACTTTTCACAACATACATAACATTCCTGCATTGAGATTTATTAAAATCAAGCATTTCAATTTAGCTAAAGTGTTGTGCAAATATATATTTTTGAGATGCTGGTGCAAAGTTCATGCCTTTCTAATgttccatcaatgtattttgatGGTTATATGGCATTCATGTAAGTAAAGAACACAAGAGCTGATACCCTTTGTACAGTCATGATAAACTTCTCAGCTCCATCATTATACAATTATAGCATGTTACTATATTGATGGGACAGGTATTTGCTTTGTGGAAGTATCATCCTCCTGCACAAAATCTGGTACTTTTGCCATATGGTGATGAATGGCAATGTGTGAATTTGCAAATTCACAGGTAGAGTTTACCGGCTGCAAACTATTTGGGGTGCTCACTTCCTGGGAAGGACTGCTGTTATAAATGCTGTAGTAAGGCTCAGTCCGTGTGTTGATAGGCGTTGAGTTATTCCGTTCATAATGCTGCTGGCCAATTGACAAATTGGGACTTAACACACTGTCTCTTGAGTGACTGGGGCCACAAGCCTGGTCCACCAATCTTCTCTGTGGCTTGGATGACAACATACAAGCTGAATTTGTTTCATGATGAGGTGATTTGTTTCTGTTCATATCCAGGCTCCCTTTGCCCACTGCTTGCAACCGAGTCTTATGCTTGCAACGCATGCAGCCCAGGGTCACATGCTGTGTATACCAAAGAATTCTTTTCCTGAGTCCAGCACTGTTGCGTGAGTATATAAAAGGATTTAGTCccgattttaaaaatattaatgtgAACCCACACAGTTTCagctgatttaaaataaaactgctCCCTGGTGTCAAAACATCTTGCATGAGGGAGATGCCCAAAGGTAGGCAGCAAACAAATACTGAGAGTACAATGACAACACATGTCACCACAGCCTTTGAATCTTTTGCCCCAGAAAGGTTCACTGAAGATACAAGTTGCAACCTCTTTGCAGCACTTTGGACATGGGTCAGAGTTTTGCCATAAGGGTGCATTTGCACATGCTGGAGTTTGTTGTAATTCTGAATTCGGTAAAGGTGCTGCATGCCTGGCTGTAGATCATCAATCGCTGTGCTCATGAGAGCCTTAGGTCTTGATGTATCAACCTTAATGACAGCACATTTCCTCACTCGTGCATTCTTGTTCAGTGCATAAGCTATCATCATATAGGAGACTGCCACAGTGCCTGCACAAAATGTAAAATCAATAACATATAGATATAATATGATTTTATCATCTTCCTTAATGCATCCAAAGAGGGGAACACATACTTTGGATCTCTCTGGATATGTCCTCATGGTAGCCAGGGTAGCCAGAGTAAAACTTACTGTCCACAGACTGATGCTTAGAATAAGTGAACAGGGTAAATAAGCTGTTGTGTTGGGTTGATGGCCCAACACCGTCCGCAGACGATGGAGTGCTATTACTGCCACAGATTTGAGGGACATTATTACGAATCCAGCACTAGTGAGATGAAAAGTGAAGCAGAAAGCTTCAGAGACGCTGCTGTCTGaatcaaaaattaaaatgaaagcaaacatggGTGTTGTCACACAACAGATGAATAGGTCAcaaaaggaaaggtttaggacCATAAAGTCAAAGTTAGTCCGGAATTTCCTAAATGCTGGATCAAAGAATGACAAGAAGACAATCAGGTTGCCGTACGTTCCCAAACAGAATACAAGTACCAGCAGCAGTGTGCATGTGACAAGAGTAGTGGTGTGAATGAGCTCCTGGAGATGTGCTACTGTTGTGTTCACAGCAAACGACACAGATGAGGTGTTGACATTTGGAAAATTCTGGTCTAGTGAAGACAAGGTCAAATTCATCTTTCAAAATGTATATTTGGAAAACCTGCTTGGAAAGTGTGAATAGGCAGGTGTCTGTTGAATATTGTTTGCCCTCTTTATGACACCTACATACAATCACAGGCTGTAGGTTAGAAGTAGGGAAGCCATGTACAGGAATGTGCAATTATTCTGGACATAACAGGAAGACCTGGTTCCCCATTCCTTACCAAGGTTCCTTCCTGGGTTCCCATTCTGTGACCGCCTACAGCCCACTGAACGGTTGTAGTGCCAATCAACGGAGTTAAATACAAGTGAGATACCAGGAATTGAAAATGCTGCACAAAATGTGTACTTTATGGCGGAACATCCTCGGAATATTTGAGTCTCTCGGATGGAAACGTGTGGCCGGTTGAAGGGCAGGTTTTTGTACAGTAGGCTCCCCCACAGTGAGAGCCGGCTTCCGTCAGGAAGAGGTTTTTCCAGGACCACcttctccactctgatctccagcatctacaatcctcactttcctCCCATCAGGAAGAGCCCAGTCACGGCGTCCTTACCTTGCGGCAAACCTCCGGGCGGGATGCTCGGCCTCAGTCTCCGGGAATGAAAACAGATCAGAGAGAGCCGACTGTAAACAGCTGGGCGAATCCCCGACATCCCCCTTTATCAAATTGTGACCCCCCAAACCCGTCCTGGGGCCGCGGTAATTCCTGCTCCATCTTcctcctgctgcccagcctgGTCCCGGCGCAGAGACACCGGGAGGGCggacctccacccccaccccccctggcCTGCCTGCCgctagtgggggggggggggggggcgttgatCAGCCTGATctgggacgggggtggggggggaagtgcAAGTCAGCACAGCGGCGCCGCTCTGTCCTTGCTCCGCACTGCAGCAAGCTCCAGCccctgctgctgctcctgctgcAGTCCGCACTCACTGGACAGCAAAGCGGCCCTGGCCCTGCTCCCTCCCCCGTTAATATTCACAGCGCCTGCAGCAGCAAGTGTACCGACCGAGGCACCAGTTCGGAGCCGGAGGCAAGGGTTAATCCTTGGTATCCCAAACTGCATTAAACCGGCTGGCCGAAAGTACATCCAGCAGAAGGGTCCAGGGGACCGGAAGCTTTAACTCTGGtatctctacacagatgctgccagaccggctgagtgaTTTTTTTCAGCAagttgtgtttgtttttgtatttgtttGTGACACAACACTTGGGCATTAGGCGTTAAGAACAGAGCTTGTAAAAGTACTAGAAAAATGAAGCAAGAGTTAAATAAGTCCAATTTAATTAAATTAAGTCACACCTCAAATTATAAATTCTGAATGATTCATTTCAGCAATGTTATTTCTACTGCCATTAAACCTAATGTTTCTAAACTATAAAAATGGAAAGTCTTATGCTCAGAGCAAGTATTTGATAATAAATCCAGAGTCCACGTGAGACCACCGTAAATGTTTATTCTCCCAATTACATTAGGAATCAATATCCAGTGCTTTGTAGGAATGAGAGAATAGAAAATGCTATCTAACTGATGTGGACTAGAGGTAAATCATCCGGGAGAAAAGTTGGACTCTCAGGTCTATTCCATCTTGGGAAGCGAAGACTAAGAAGGGACACAATACTAAAAACAAACTAGATCtaagtaatgatttggagatgccggtgttggactggggtatacaaaattaaaaatcacacaacaccaggttgtaatccaacagatttaattggaagcacactagctttcggagcgacgctccttcatcaggtgattgtggagggctcaatcgtaaggTTTTTTTGCCATGTACCAAATTCAAGTACCAGGAATTATGTGGACAAATTCATGAAAAACAACAAACATAGGAAATACAAGAGTAACTTTATTTAAAATAGATACATATGGTACAGATTAACAGGGTGGGTGGAAGAGAAATCTTAATGTGTGTCAAGAAGGAACTAGGCAAGTTCTTAACAACAAATCAGAATTAGTGCAGGAATACCTGGCATCATAGCCCTACCAGACCACTGGGCTGCTCATGAGACAcaaaactggtggtggtttaaccggagggtcaccacatctcaggcgaAGGGAGAGTTCGAGGagaagaatccttcatggtaacttcagccagtgcagaaactgaacccatgctgttggaatCATTCTGCATCACCAACCAGCCATTCAGACAACTTAGCAATTTCTATGATACACGTTTTCTGTTTCCTCATAGCAACTGAAATCTTGTGACAAGTCAAGGGATCAAGATGACAAGAAGGGCATGTAGCAATAATGATGCCAGTAGTAAGCAGGGTAACTAGTCAGAGAGACGTAAATTACGGAAactgactcttcagtccaactttccaTGCTGACCGATAGACAGTCAAGACAGGCATGTAGTAATAATGATGCCAGTAAGCAGGGTAACTAGTCAGAAATGttcagcacggaagcagaccctttctatccaacttgttcatgctgaccacataccccaacccaatctagtcccacctgccagtacttggcctataccactccaaacccttcctattcatatacccaactggacgccttttaaaagttgcaattgtactagcctccaccacttcctctggcagctcattccatacacataccattcttcacatgaaaatgttgccccttaggtctcttttatatctttcccctctcaccctaaattatgatctctagttctggactccctgaccccagggaaaagactttgcctatttaccctatccatgtccctcataattttgtaaacctctataaggtcacccctcagcctccgacactccagggaaaaacagccccagcctctccctatagctcaaatcctccaaccctggcaacatccttgtaaatcttttctgaacccattcaagtttcacagcatctttccagtaggaaggagaccagaattgcatgcaatattccaacagtggcctaaccaatgtcctgtacagccgcaacatgacctcccaactcctgtactcatactctgaccaataaaggaaagcataccaaaagccttattcactatcttatctaccactttcaaggagctatgaacctgcactccaaagtctttttgttcagcaacactctctacaaccttaccattaagtgtacaagtcgtgttaagatttgctttcccaaaatgcagcacctcgcatttacctgaattaagctccatctgccacttctcagcccattggcccatctggtcaagatcctgttgtaatcggaggtaaccctcttcgttgtccactacacctccaattttggtgtcatctgcaaacttactaactgtaccttatttgctcgcatccaaatcatttaagtgatgaaaagtagtggacccacctaaataaatctagtcccatttgccagcactttatCCATATATCTTTAAACCCTCCAACTCATatgcccatcctgatgccttttaaatgttgtatttgtacctgcctccaacacttcctctggcagctcattccatacatgcaccaccttctgcatggaaAGATTGCCCCGTCGGTCCCATTAAATCTTttcctctcgccctaaacctaaggctgtttagttttggattccccccccccacccccgtcacagggaaaagaccttgtctatttaccctatccatgcctctcatgattttataaaatttccataaggtcacccctcagactctgacactccagggaattagccccagcctattcagcctctcctcatttGAAGCATTCTCACAGACAGCAAACAAGGAAGTTCATATAGCACCCAATctcttttaaatttaaattaaatgtaaATTGGAAATATAAAGAGTAATTTTGGAGAAATGTGTAGGATCATACTCTGGGTGCCAGCTAAATCTGTCATAAGAGTGTAGAATTTGCTAATGATAAGTGTGAAAATATATATACTGAGGTAATGAATATGACAGCAGAAAGTTCCTTTAGTAATGGACTGTATGAAAGAAAACATGTTGTAAGAGGTGAAATGGTTCATAAAATTGCAAATTAATGTCCACCCTGGCCTAAGAAGTCCATACAAATGTCACTGCAAATGGTACTGTccatgtagaatcatagaattttaccaAAGtttattcaacccatcatgtctgtatcaGGTCCTGAAAAATTCCTAATTCTGTTCTCCAGCCCTTTCAATTAATCACTTTAAATTATATATCCAACTCTTTTGGAATCTCCTATGGAATTTGCCTTcatcactctcccaggcagcgcattccaaatcctaacaactcagTAAGAATGTTTCTCATTTTCTGTCTCTCAGTCtcgctgacaatcttgaaattataACTGTTAGTCTTTCCAACtagtgaaaaaaaacaaaaatcctttaccctgtcaaaactgatcattattttgaacacctcaattaggtcacgTCTTAATCCTCTCTGCTTCAAGGAGAATAAACACAATTTCTCTGATCTTTCCTCGTTTCTAAAATCCTTCATGCCAggaatcattctagtaaatctgctTTGCACTCTGCAGGACATTTAACATCTTCCCTGAAATAGGTGCCCATACTGAAAACAacactccaaatatggtctgaccaatgatcaGCAGAGATGTAGCATCACTGCTTTGCATTTATACTCTACCTATTAACTCAAGGCTCCTATTGGCCTTCctaactgtttcaacttgcccaGTCACCTTCAAAAGGTTATGCACCTGACACAGAGGTCTCTCTTCACCTGAATGCCCCTCAATGTTGTACTATtgagcctgtcctgtccctccaagTTTCTTCTACcgaaatgcattacctcacatttctgtgcAATGAAATTCATCTGTAAAGTGTCTGCCCATTTGGCCTACTGGTCAATGTCACTCTAAAGTCATTCAGAGTCACCATCACAATTCACTATCCACaaattttcttttgcatttttctCAAAAGTTCCTTTGG
This region includes:
- the LOC132819432 gene encoding probable G-protein coupled receptor 75 translates to MSGIRPAVYSRLSLICFHSRRLRPSIPPGGLPQGTVAVSYMMIAYALNKNARVRKCAVIKVDTSRPKALMSTAIDDLQPGMQHLYRIQNYNKLQHVQMHPYGKTLTHVQSAAKRLQLVSSVNLSGAKDSKAVVTCVVIVLSVFVCCLPLGISLMQDVLTPGSSFILNQLKLCGFTLIFLKSGLNPFIYSRNSAGLRKRILWYTQHVTLGCMRCKHKTRLQAVGKGSLDMNRNKSPHHETNSACMLSSKPQRRLVDQACGPSHSRDSVLSPNLSIGQQHYERNNSTPINTRTEPYYSIYNSSPSQEVSTPNSLQPVNSTCEFANSHIAIHHHMAKVPDFVQEDDTSTKQIPVPSI